A region of Beijerinckia sp. 28-YEA-48 DNA encodes the following proteins:
- a CDS encoding NAD kinase: MNAAEGSACRFERIAFLSAGTAEADAALTTLVPRYGNSDPGNADVIVALGGDGMMLQTLHRFMDSPKPIYGMNRGSVGFLMNEFQDGNLRERLANAHASTIHPLVMRATTSTGETATARAINEVSLLRQSYQAAKLRLSVDGKERLAELVADGVLVATPAGSTAYNLSANGPILPLDTNLMALTPISAFRPRRWRGALLPDRAEVTVEILEADKRPVAAVADHFEIRNVTRVEIAMDHATGVVILHDPGHSLAERILREQFGS; the protein is encoded by the coding sequence ATGAATGCAGCCGAGGGCTCCGCCTGCCGATTCGAACGCATCGCCTTTCTGTCCGCCGGCACCGCTGAAGCCGACGCAGCTCTGACGACGCTGGTGCCCCGCTATGGCAACAGCGATCCCGGCAACGCCGATGTCATCGTAGCGCTCGGCGGCGACGGCATGATGCTGCAGACCCTGCACCGTTTCATGGATTCGCCGAAGCCGATCTACGGCATGAATCGCGGCTCCGTCGGCTTTCTCATGAACGAATTTCAAGACGGAAACCTGCGCGAGCGCCTGGCCAATGCCCATGCCAGCACCATTCATCCGCTGGTCATGCGGGCGACGACGTCAACGGGAGAAACGGCGACCGCGCGCGCCATCAACGAAGTGTCGTTGCTGCGCCAATCCTATCAGGCGGCGAAATTGCGCCTGTCGGTCGATGGCAAGGAACGGCTGGCGGAGCTCGTCGCCGACGGCGTGCTGGTCGCCACGCCCGCTGGCTCCACCGCCTATAATCTGTCCGCCAACGGCCCAATCCTGCCGCTCGACACCAATCTGATGGCGCTGACGCCGATCTCCGCCTTCCGGCCGCGGCGCTGGCGCGGCGCGCTGCTGCCCGACCGGGCTGAGGTGACAGTTGAAATTCTGGAAGCCGACAAGCGCCCCGTCGCCGCCGTCGCCGACCATTTCGAGATTCGTAACGTGACGCGGGTCGAAATCGCCATGGATCACGCCACCGGCGTCGTCATTTTGCACGACCCCGGCCATTCCTTGGCCGAGCGCATTCTGCGCGAACAGTTCGGTTCCTGA
- a CDS encoding ABC transporter ATP-binding protein: protein MSGLSSSNDAPVLIVDGMNVDIAVPAGKLHAVTDVSFSVRPKETLCLVGESGCGKTITSLALMRLLPRFATLTARNIAFEGHDLAKISERQMARLRGYRMGMIFQDPMTSLNPVYTIGDQLEEVYLRHHKGASRKMARERAEYLLGRVGIINSGQRLGQYPHQLSGGLRQRMMIAMMLMCEPALIIADEPTTALDVTVQVQILQLLRGLQEEFNMAMILITHNLGVVARTADQVAVMYAGRVVEQGSAEQVFHNPAHPYTRGLLDCMPKRGQVAANGRLGSIPGIVPSLVGNQRGCSFRNRCSLQMPACHEGQIDLRPAQDDHLYRCLLDPNATSSPRSVSLGSAA from the coding sequence ATGAGCGGATTATCTTCTTCCAACGACGCACCGGTCCTCATCGTCGACGGCATGAATGTCGATATCGCCGTGCCGGCGGGTAAGCTGCATGCGGTGACGGATGTCAGCTTCTCGGTCAGGCCGAAGGAAACGCTTTGCCTGGTGGGCGAGTCTGGCTGTGGCAAGACCATCACGTCGCTGGCGCTGATGCGGCTGCTGCCGCGCTTCGCCACCCTGACGGCGCGCAATATCGCTTTCGAAGGCCACGATCTGGCGAAGATCAGCGAGCGCCAGATGGCGCGCCTGCGCGGCTATCGCATGGGCATGATCTTCCAGGATCCGATGACCTCGCTCAATCCGGTTTATACGATTGGCGATCAGCTTGAAGAGGTCTATCTGCGCCACCATAAAGGTGCGTCGCGGAAGATGGCGCGCGAGCGGGCCGAATATCTGCTCGGCCGCGTCGGCATCATCAATTCCGGGCAGCGCCTGGGGCAATATCCGCATCAGCTTTCCGGCGGCCTGCGCCAGCGCATGATGATCGCCATGATGCTGATGTGCGAACCGGCCTTGATCATCGCCGACGAGCCGACAACAGCGCTCGACGTGACGGTGCAGGTGCAGATCCTGCAATTGCTGCGGGGCCTGCAGGAAGAGTTCAACATGGCGATGATCCTCATCACCCACAATCTTGGCGTCGTCGCCCGCACGGCCGATCAGGTCGCGGTGATGTATGCCGGACGGGTGGTGGAGCAGGGCAGCGCCGAGCAGGTGTTCCACAACCCGGCTCATCCCTATACGCGCGGCCTTCTTGATTGCATGCCCAAGCGCGGCCAGGTGGCGGCGAACGGGCGTCTTGGCTCCATTCCAGGCATCGTGCCGTCGCTGGTCGGCAATCAGCGGGGCTGCAGCTTCCGCAACAGGTGCTCGTTGCAGATGCCGGCCTGTCACGAAGGACAGATTGATCTGCGCCCGGCGCAGGACGATCATCTTTATCGCTGTCTGCTCGATCCGAATGCGACGAGCAGCCCCCGTTCCGTGTCCCTTGGGAGTGCCGCATGA
- a CDS encoding ABC transporter permease: MLRFLVKRLIIALCVAITVSIIGFSLLRLSGDLASVLAGENASPEDIARIAINYGLDRPFYIQYLDWVTSALHGDLGRSLFTSEPVSELIMDRIGVTGGLAISALLLALVVAVPLGVLAAVKANTWWDRAALIFSVAGQATPNFWLALIFILVFAVQLRWVPVSGSGSIAHFILPVVTLAVSIMPSTMRLTRAGMMEVLSSDYVRTARAKGLSPFKVLFKHALRNAILPVVSLAAVQLGFLLGGSVIVESIFALNGIGYLAFQSIVRVDFPVVQSILVFLSCAYIVLTLLSDLINAKLDPRVQLR, encoded by the coding sequence ATGCTCAGATTTTTAGTAAAGCGACTGATCATCGCGCTTTGCGTGGCGATCACAGTGTCGATCATCGGCTTCAGTCTTCTGCGCCTTTCCGGGGATCTCGCCTCGGTGCTGGCTGGCGAAAACGCTTCGCCGGAGGACATCGCCCGGATCGCCATCAATTATGGCCTCGATCGGCCCTTCTACATTCAATATCTCGACTGGGTGACGAGCGCGCTGCATGGCGATCTCGGTCGTTCGCTTTTCACGAGCGAACCGGTGTCCGAGCTGATCATGGACCGTATCGGCGTCACTGGCGGACTCGCCATTTCGGCGCTGCTTCTGGCGCTGGTGGTCGCTGTTCCGCTCGGTGTTCTGGCGGCGGTGAAGGCCAATACCTGGTGGGACCGCGCGGCTCTGATCTTTTCCGTGGCCGGACAGGCGACGCCCAATTTCTGGTTGGCGCTGATCTTCATCCTCGTCTTCGCCGTCCAGTTGCGCTGGGTGCCGGTGTCGGGATCCGGGTCGATCGCGCACTTTATCTTGCCCGTGGTGACGCTGGCTGTTTCCATCATGCCCTCGACCATGCGCCTGACGCGTGCCGGCATGATGGAAGTTCTGTCGTCGGACTATGTGCGCACCGCGCGTGCCAAGGGACTGTCGCCATTCAAGGTGCTGTTCAAACACGCGCTGCGTAACGCGATTCTGCCGGTGGTTTCGTTGGCGGCGGTGCAGCTGGGCTTCCTGCTCGGCGGATCGGTCATCGTCGAATCGATCTTTGCATTGAACGGGATTGGCTATCTGGCCTTCCAATCGATCGTGCGGGTCGATTTCCCGGTCGTGCAGTCGATCCTCGTCTTCCTGTCATGCGCCTATATCGTGCTGACCCTTCTGTCCGACCTCATCAACGCGAAGCTCGATCCGCGCGTACAATTGAGATAG
- a CDS encoding xanthine dehydrogenase family protein molybdopterin-binding subunit translates to MNVRVDEEALATMKFGVGQAVKRAEDPRLVRGEGQYTDDINLKGQAYCAMVRSNEAHGLIKGIDISAAKDMPGVLAIYTGEDLMKAGYAPMPYRVNMQGRPGTEMIKPQRYALPTDKVRFVGDPVACVIAETAVQAQDAAEAIVVDIETLPAVIEMRDAVKPGAPQIYDEAPSNVAFDYAYGDAAKVAAAFAKAAHVTKMSLIDSRIVINAMEPRACVADYDSKNEKFTLYAPTQGVMGSRASAAEMMKVPPEKVRFIATNVGGSFGMKGAMFPEYVCAMHGARALGRPVKWTDKRSDSFLSDHHGRAQEFDLELALDKDGAFLAVRATGFGDLGGYMTMIGPLFSTFNIAKHLNSCYRTPLIEVNTLCVFTNTVPVTAYRGAGRPEGNYYMERLIDNAAAEMGIDPVKLRRKNHIQPKQIPYTAPTGSVYDSGDFPGVLDKALALSDWKGFAARRKESAKRGKIRGRGIGQFLEVTAPTTSELAGVHFEKDGSVTLLTGSHDHGQGHITTFAQVLAQNLGVPFEKIKVMQTDSDRLKMGSGTGGSKSLMCSGTAIVEASAKIVETGKALASHLLEASVSDIDFKAGQFSITGTDRSISIMDMAQKLNEGVKLPGDAPKTLDIDHVGSSGPATYPNGCHICEVEIDPDTGVVQIVKYSMVGDFGVTVNPMIVEGQVQGGVVQGAGQCLVEQTVYTEEGQLVTGSFMDYAMPRADIAPLFVYEDASIPATTNPLGVKGCGEAGCAGSLTSIMNAIVDALRQEYGISHMDMPATPHRVWLAIQDAKKAKAA, encoded by the coding sequence ATGAACGTCCGTGTCGATGAAGAAGCTCTGGCGACGATGAAATTCGGCGTCGGCCAGGCGGTAAAGAGGGCTGAAGACCCCCGGTTGGTGCGCGGTGAGGGGCAATATACGGACGACATCAATCTCAAGGGCCAAGCCTATTGTGCCATGGTGCGCTCGAACGAGGCCCATGGCCTGATCAAAGGCATCGATATTTCCGCCGCCAAGGACATGCCGGGCGTGCTGGCGATCTACACCGGCGAAGACCTGATGAAGGCCGGCTACGCGCCGATGCCCTATCGCGTCAACATGCAGGGACGTCCGGGCACGGAAATGATCAAGCCGCAGCGCTATGCGCTGCCGACCGACAAGGTGCGCTTCGTCGGCGACCCGGTTGCCTGCGTCATCGCCGAGACGGCGGTGCAGGCGCAGGACGCGGCGGAGGCGATCGTCGTCGATATCGAGACATTGCCGGCGGTGATCGAAATGCGCGACGCGGTGAAGCCGGGCGCGCCGCAAATCTATGACGAAGCGCCGAGCAATGTCGCCTTCGACTATGCCTATGGTGATGCCGCCAAGGTGGCGGCGGCTTTCGCCAAAGCCGCTCACGTCACCAAGATGAGCCTGATCGACAGCCGCATCGTCATCAATGCGATGGAGCCGCGCGCCTGCGTCGCCGACTATGACAGCAAGAATGAGAAGTTCACCCTCTACGCCCCGACCCAGGGCGTGATGGGCTCGCGCGCTTCCGCCGCCGAAATGATGAAGGTGCCGCCGGAGAAAGTGCGCTTCATCGCCACCAATGTCGGCGGCTCGTTTGGCATGAAGGGCGCGATGTTTCCCGAATATGTCTGCGCCATGCACGGTGCGCGCGCTTTGGGCCGGCCGGTGAAATGGACCGACAAGCGCTCGGACAGTTTCCTCTCTGACCATCACGGCCGCGCTCAGGAGTTCGATCTCGAACTGGCGCTCGACAAGGATGGAGCATTCCTTGCTGTGCGCGCCACGGGCTTTGGCGATCTTGGCGGCTATATGACGATGATCGGGCCGCTGTTCTCGACCTTCAACATCGCCAAGCACCTGAACTCTTGCTACCGCACGCCGCTGATCGAGGTGAACACGCTCTGCGTCTTCACCAATACGGTGCCGGTCACCGCTTATCGTGGCGCCGGGCGGCCGGAAGGCAATTATTACATGGAGCGGCTGATCGATAATGCCGCCGCCGAAATGGGCATCGACCCGGTGAAATTGCGGCGCAAGAATCACATTCAGCCGAAGCAGATTCCCTATACGGCGCCAACCGGCTCGGTTTACGACAGCGGCGATTTCCCGGGCGTTCTCGATAAAGCCTTGGCGCTTTCGGACTGGAAGGGCTTTGCGGCGCGGCGCAAGGAGTCGGCCAAGCGCGGTAAGATCCGGGGCCGTGGCATCGGCCAGTTCCTTGAAGTGACGGCGCCGACGACGAGCGAACTCGCCGGCGTGCATTTCGAAAAGGACGGATCGGTGACTTTGCTCACGGGGTCGCACGACCACGGCCAGGGCCATATCACCACCTTCGCGCAAGTGCTGGCGCAGAATCTCGGCGTGCCTTTCGAGAAGATCAAGGTGATGCAGACCGATTCCGATCGGTTGAAAATGGGCAGTGGCACGGGCGGTTCGAAATCGCTGATGTGTTCGGGCACAGCGATCGTCGAAGCGAGCGCCAAGATCGTAGAGACCGGCAAGGCGCTGGCCTCGCATCTGCTCGAAGCGAGCGTCAGCGATATCGATTTCAAGGCCGGCCAGTTCTCGATTACGGGTACCGACCGTTCGATCTCGATCATGGATATGGCGCAGAAGCTGAATGAGGGCGTTAAACTGCCGGGCGATGCGCCGAAAACGTTGGATATCGACCATGTCGGCTCGTCGGGCCCGGCGACCTACCCGAACGGCTGTCACATTTGTGAAGTCGAGATCGATCCTGACACCGGCGTCGTGCAGATTGTCAAATACTCCATGGTCGGCGATTTCGGCGTGACGGTGAATCCGATGATCGTCGAAGGGCAGGTGCAGGGCGGTGTCGTGCAGGGCGCTGGGCAGTGCCTTGTCGAGCAGACAGTCTATACGGAGGAGGGCCAGCTCGTGACCGGCTCGTTCATGGACTATGCCATGCCGCGCGCCGATATCGCGCCGCTGTTTGTCTATGAGGACGCGTCGATCCCGGCGACGACCAATCCGCTCGGCGTGAAAGGCTGCGGCGAGGCCGGCTGCGCCGGGTCGCTGACCTCGATCATGAACGCGATCGTCGATGCGCTGCGCCAGGAATATGGCATCAGCCATATGGACATGCCGGCGACGCCCCATCGGGTGTGGCTGGCGATCCAGGACGCCAAGAAAGCCAAGGCGGCCTAA
- a CDS encoding FCD domain-containing protein: protein MTVPFPIQSDDRPSYGSGSWLQVRASTASAEIVSQIRQRLFDGLLKPGDFLGTESSLSQEFGVSRITLRDALRILEANGIVYVKVGKSGGVRVSEPNPERFADALAVQLMLAGITEKEVFDAQMGAEMRAAELAAENASAEDLAALDAQIERCAAAVGDQEGFARQSLNFHLELIKASHNRALLAQFHALRHVSSKAILRSNTPARAQNVLERHKKTLAAVRARDAVSAAAGIREHFRQVIEALLARARKTSEPSP from the coding sequence ATGACCGTACCTTTTCCTATTCAGTCGGATGATCGGCCAAGCTACGGCTCGGGGAGCTGGCTGCAGGTGCGCGCCTCCACCGCATCGGCGGAAATCGTCAGTCAAATCAGGCAGCGATTGTTCGACGGCTTGTTGAAGCCCGGCGACTTTCTGGGCACCGAGAGCAGCCTCAGCCAGGAATTCGGCGTCAGCCGCATCACCTTGCGCGATGCGCTGCGCATCCTCGAAGCCAACGGCATTGTCTACGTCAAAGTCGGCAAATCCGGTGGCGTCCGCGTCTCCGAGCCCAATCCGGAACGATTCGCCGATGCCCTCGCCGTGCAGTTGATGCTGGCCGGCATCACGGAGAAAGAAGTGTTCGACGCACAGATGGGCGCCGAGATGCGCGCCGCCGAACTCGCCGCCGAGAATGCCAGCGCCGAAGATCTGGCCGCGCTCGACGCCCAGATCGAACGCTGCGCCGCAGCCGTTGGCGATCAGGAAGGCTTCGCGCGTCAAAGCCTGAACTTTCATCTGGAGTTGATCAAGGCTTCGCACAATCGCGCCCTGCTGGCGCAATTCCATGCGCTGCGACACGTCTCGTCGAAGGCGATCCTGCGCAGCAATACGCCAGCCCGAGCGCAGAATGTTCTGGAGCGGCACAAAAAGACGCTGGCCGCTGTTCGCGCCCGCGATGCAGTCAGCGCGGCCGCCGGCATTCGCGAACATTTCCGGCAGGTCATCGAAGCCCTTCTTGCCCGAGCGCGCAAAACAAGCGAACCGTCGCCATGA
- a CDS encoding oligopeptide/dipeptide ABC transporter ATP-binding protein, with product MSALAMKESPQAVTATEPLAFETRDLSKVFHIGRKWLSGGQPLRAVDGVSLSLRRGEVLAIVGESGCGKTTLSRMMLGLQPPSSGEIFVGGEPLTNVDRKVFARRVQPVFQDPYSSLNPRKTIGEIIRDPLLIHNIGTGKEQVAEVEAMMERVGLARRLIHSYPSQLSGGQRQRVAIARALIIKPEIIICDEPTSALDVSVQAQILNLLQSLREQMNLTYLFISHDLSVVEYMSDYVAVMYLGRIVEAGPTAQVMNAPRHPYTRALMKSILTPEPGLGLPDIHLGRGFPDPLNPPTGCRFHPRCIDAMDKCSSLVPRTQVNGEEIIECHLHDPEMAKA from the coding sequence ATGAGCGCGCTGGCGATGAAGGAAAGCCCCCAGGCGGTGACGGCGACGGAGCCCTTGGCGTTCGAAACCCGCGATCTGAGCAAAGTGTTCCATATCGGTCGCAAGTGGCTTTCCGGCGGCCAGCCACTGCGCGCGGTCGATGGCGTGTCGCTGTCGCTGCGGCGCGGCGAGGTGTTGGCGATCGTCGGTGAATCGGGCTGCGGCAAGACGACTTTGAGCCGCATGATGCTCGGCCTGCAACCGCCGTCCTCGGGCGAGATTTTCGTCGGTGGCGAACCACTCACCAATGTCGATCGCAAGGTCTTCGCGCGCCGTGTCCAGCCGGTGTTCCAGGATCCCTATTCGTCGCTCAATCCGCGCAAGACCATCGGCGAAATCATCCGCGATCCGCTGTTGATCCATAACATCGGCACCGGCAAGGAGCAGGTCGCCGAGGTCGAAGCGATGATGGAGCGGGTGGGTCTGGCCCGCCGGTTGATCCATTCCTACCCGAGCCAGCTCTCGGGCGGCCAGCGCCAGCGCGTGGCGATCGCCCGCGCGCTCATCATCAAGCCGGAAATCATCATCTGCGACGAGCCGACATCGGCGCTCGACGTGTCGGTGCAGGCGCAGATTCTCAATCTGCTGCAATCCCTGCGCGAGCAGATGAATCTGACCTATCTGTTCATCAGCCACGATCTCTCCGTCGTCGAATATATGTCTGACTATGTGGCGGTGATGTACCTTGGCCGCATCGTCGAAGCCGGCCCGACAGCGCAAGTGATGAATGCACCGCGTCATCCCTATACGCGGGCGTTGATGAAATCGATCCTGACGCCGGAGCCGGGCCTCGGCCTGCCGGACATTCATCTGGGTCGTGGCTTCCCCGATCCGCTGAATCCGCCCACCGGCTGTCGTTTCCATCCGCGTTGCATCGATGCCATGGATAAATGTTCGTCGTTGGTGCCGCGCACGCAGGTCAATGGCGAAGAGATCATCGAGTGCCATCTGCATGATCCTGAGATGGCCAAGGCGTAA
- a CDS encoding ABC transporter permease translates to MSTIVTSTAVGGVAPAGRSDEFDTLAPSPKALMRKRAKGHIGFIIGMTIITVIVLAAIFAPLIAPYDPYAQDLGRRLIDPVWSAKGSWENIFGTDALGRDVLSRLIYGARISLMIGFTAAVIAGIIGTALGILGGYFGGKVDAFVVYLINVKLALPVILVALSVSSISGGSIMALIILLGFLTWDRYAVVTRSMTQQMREREFIMSSKAAGASHNRILWREILPNLMNQVIIIASLDMALIILVEAALSFLGLGIRPPTPSWGLMVSEGRAVMFFKPYLIMVPGAAIFLLVIAINMAGDGIRDITSPEGRG, encoded by the coding sequence ATGTCTACAATCGTGACCAGCACAGCAGTGGGCGGCGTCGCTCCGGCAGGCCGGAGCGACGAGTTCGATACGCTCGCTCCGTCGCCGAAAGCCCTGATGCGCAAACGCGCCAAAGGCCATATCGGCTTCATCATCGGTATGACGATCATCACCGTGATCGTCTTGGCGGCGATATTCGCACCGCTGATCGCGCCTTATGATCCCTATGCGCAGGATCTGGGCCGGCGTCTCATCGACCCGGTGTGGAGCGCCAAAGGATCCTGGGAGAATATTTTCGGGACCGATGCGCTTGGTCGCGATGTGTTGAGCCGCCTGATCTATGGCGCGCGTATCTCGCTCATGATCGGTTTCACCGCAGCGGTGATCGCCGGCATCATCGGCACGGCGCTCGGCATCCTTGGTGGCTATTTCGGCGGCAAGGTCGATGCCTTCGTCGTTTATCTGATCAATGTGAAACTGGCATTGCCGGTCATTCTGGTCGCCCTGTCGGTGTCGTCGATCTCCGGCGGCTCGATCATGGCGCTGATCATTCTGCTCGGCTTCCTTACATGGGATCGATATGCCGTGGTGACGCGCTCGATGACGCAACAGATGCGTGAGCGCGAGTTCATCATGTCGTCGAAGGCCGCGGGTGCCTCGCACAACCGCATTCTGTGGCGCGAAATTCTGCCCAATCTGATGAACCAGGTCATCATCATCGCCAGCCTCGATATGGCGCTGATCATTCTGGTCGAAGCGGCTTTGTCGTTCCTCGGTCTTGGCATTCGCCCGCCGACCCCGTCCTGGGGCCTGATGGTATCGGAAGGCCGGGCCGTGATGTTCTTCAAGCCTTATCTGATCATGGTTCCTGGCGCCGCCATCTTCCTCTTGGTGATCGCCATCAATATGGCCGGCGACGGCATCCGCGACATCACGTCGCCTGAAGGTCGGGGGTAA
- a CDS encoding alkaline phosphatase family protein has translation MAAAKNILFIMCDQLRWDYLSCYGHPKLHTPHIDALAARGVRFTHCCVQSPVCGPSRMSTYTGRYVQSHGASWNGFPLRVGEMTMGDYLRPLGLQAALIGKTHMTPDKETMQRLGIDPQSIIGVRTAECGFDPYERDDGLWAVGPDGAYDERVSRYNQYLNQKGYGGDNPWHDYANAGENPDGTLASGWAMRHARKPARVEEPDSETPYMVGRAMDFITEAGDASWCLHLSFIKPHWPYIAPAPYNDMYGKNDIIPVVRADSEKDNAQPVYREFMQHRVSQTFSRDDVREEIIPVYMGLIKQIDDQMGRLFAFLEQRGLMDNTMIVLTSDHGDYLGDHWLGEKDLFHDPSVRVPLIIYDPSPTAAATRGTACPALVEAIDLLPTFIDAVGGKAMDHAQRLEGRSLLPFLHGAQPETWREFTISEYDYSMTQAAQRLGVAFKDTSLFMIADARWKLMHAPGFRPMLFDRENDPQELNDLGADPAYESERQRLMAALHEWGLRISQRVTVSESRVNAARSRSMRRGILIGVWDESEIPEELWSAYRGKN, from the coding sequence GTGGCGGCAGCGAAGAATATCCTCTTCATCATGTGCGACCAGCTGCGCTGGGATTATCTATCCTGCTACGGCCACCCCAAGCTGCACACCCCCCATATCGATGCCCTGGCGGCGCGCGGCGTGCGTTTCACCCATTGCTGTGTGCAATCGCCGGTCTGCGGCCCCTCGCGCATGTCGACCTATACGGGCCGTTACGTGCAATCGCACGGCGCCTCGTGGAACGGCTTTCCGCTGCGCGTCGGCGAAATGACCATGGGCGATTATCTGCGCCCACTCGGCCTGCAGGCCGCCCTCATCGGCAAGACCCATATGACGCCCGACAAGGAGACCATGCAGCGCCTCGGCATCGATCCGCAATCGATCATCGGCGTGCGCACCGCCGAATGCGGCTTCGATCCTTATGAACGCGATGACGGCCTTTGGGCCGTTGGCCCCGATGGCGCCTATGACGAGCGCGTGTCGCGCTACAATCAATATCTCAACCAGAAGGGCTATGGCGGCGACAATCCCTGGCATGACTATGCCAATGCCGGCGAAAATCCCGATGGGACCTTGGCGTCTGGTTGGGCGATGCGCCATGCTCGCAAGCCAGCGCGCGTCGAGGAGCCCGATTCCGAAACGCCCTATATGGTCGGCCGCGCCATGGACTTCATCACCGAGGCCGGCGACGCATCCTGGTGCTTGCATCTGTCATTCATCAAACCACATTGGCCCTATATCGCGCCGGCGCCCTATAACGACATGTACGGCAAGAATGACATCATCCCCGTGGTGCGCGCCGACAGCGAGAAGGACAACGCCCAGCCGGTCTATCGCGAGTTCATGCAGCACCGCGTCTCGCAGACCTTTTCGCGCGACGACGTGCGCGAGGAGATCATCCCGGTCTATATGGGACTCATCAAACAGATCGACGATCAGATGGGCCGGCTCTTTGCTTTTCTTGAGCAACGTGGCCTGATGGACAACACCATGATTGTCCTGACCTCTGACCACGGCGATTACCTCGGCGATCACTGGCTGGGCGAAAAGGATCTCTTCCACGACCCAAGCGTCCGTGTGCCGCTGATCATCTACGATCCCTCCCCCACAGCCGCAGCCACGCGCGGCACCGCCTGTCCGGCCCTGGTCGAGGCTATCGACCTCCTGCCGACCTTCATCGATGCCGTCGGCGGCAAGGCTATGGATCACGCCCAGCGGCTCGAAGGCCGCTCGCTGCTGCCATTCCTGCACGGTGCACAGCCGGAAACATGGCGCGAATTCACCATCAGCGAATATGATTATTCGATGACCCAGGCGGCCCAGCGGCTTGGCGTGGCTTTCAAGGACACATCGCTGTTCATGATCGCCGACGCGCGCTGGAAGCTGATGCACGCGCCAGGCTTCCGCCCGATGCTGTTCGACCGAGAGAACGATCCGCAGGAGTTGAACGATCTCGGCGCTGATCCCGCTTATGAAAGCGAGCGCCAGCGCCTGATGGCGGCGCTGCATGAATGGGGTTTGCGCATCTCGCAGCGCGTCACCGTGTCCGAGAGCCGCGTCAACGCCGCCCGCAGCCGGTCCATGCGCCGGGGCATTCTCATCGGCGTGTGGGACGAGAGCGAAATCCCAGAAGAACTCTGGTCCGCCTATCGCGGGAAGAACTGA
- a CDS encoding aromatic ring-hydroxylating dioxygenase subunit alpha — MLSEAKNKQISQVGPGTQMGDYLRRYWHPFAPAASLDKEPVKAIRLLGEDLTLYKDKSGTYGLVDRHCPHRHADLSYGYVEEQGIRCNYHGWLMSETGQVLEQPYDDTANPNNRMKERCKIKAYPVREVAGLLFAYMGPAPVPELPIWEPFTWNQGFIEIVTADIPCNWFQCQENSCDPVHFEWMHDNWSLRQRGETGPYAPKHLKVAFDEFDYGFTYRRQRVGQGEDHPMWQTGRVALWPNGFYLGSHFEWRVPVDDENTLSLSWFYTKLPLESLNRPLPEIHAWHGPIKQEDGRWISSHIINQDIIAWVGQGVLSDRTKENLGASDRGIAMIRNRFFEELDSVAAGNDAKGTIRDPEKAKSVPLPIAEPELFKHIVPRAEWASNGYLKRRLKSFLWHYGQPPEVMNAFRAAVGLDENGQPFKG, encoded by the coding sequence ATGCTTAGTGAAGCGAAAAACAAACAAATTTCCCAGGTCGGCCCTGGTACCCAGATGGGGGATTACCTGCGCCGCTATTGGCATCCGTTTGCGCCGGCGGCCAGCCTCGACAAAGAGCCGGTCAAGGCGATCCGCCTGCTGGGCGAAGACCTGACGCTCTATAAAGACAAGTCGGGCACCTACGGCCTGGTTGATCGCCACTGTCCGCACCGGCACGCCGACCTTTCCTATGGCTATGTCGAAGAGCAGGGCATCCGCTGCAATTATCACGGCTGGCTGATGAGCGAGACCGGCCAGGTGCTGGAACAGCCCTACGACGACACCGCCAATCCCAACAACCGCATGAAGGAACGCTGCAAGATCAAAGCGTATCCGGTGCGCGAAGTGGCCGGCCTGCTCTTCGCCTATATGGGTCCGGCGCCGGTGCCCGAACTGCCCATCTGGGAACCCTTCACCTGGAACCAGGGCTTTATCGAAATCGTCACCGCCGACATTCCGTGCAACTGGTTCCAGTGCCAGGAAAACTCCTGCGATCCCGTGCATTTCGAATGGATGCACGACAACTGGAGCCTGCGTCAGCGCGGTGAAACCGGCCCCTATGCGCCCAAACATCTGAAAGTGGCGTTCGACGAATTCGACTACGGCTTCACCTATCGCCGTCAGCGCGTCGGCCAGGGCGAGGACCATCCGATGTGGCAGACCGGCCGCGTCGCATTATGGCCGAATGGCTTCTATCTGGGCAGCCACTTCGAATGGCGCGTGCCAGTGGACGACGAGAACACGCTCTCGCTCTCCTGGTTCTACACCAAGCTGCCGCTTGAAAGCCTGAACCGGCCGCTGCCGGAGATTCATGCCTGGCATGGTCCGATCAAGCAGGAAGATGGCCGCTGGATTTCCAGCCACATCATCAACCAGGACATCATCGCCTGGGTCGGCCAGGGTGTGCTGTCGGATCGCACCAAGGAAAACCTCGGCGCCAGCGACCGTGGCATCGCCATGATCCGCAATCGCTTCTTTGAAGAACTCGATTCGGTGGCCGCCGGCAATGACGCCAAGGGCACGATCCGCGATCCGGAAAAGGCCAAAAGCGTACCGCTGCCGATCGCCGAACCGGAACTGTTCAAGCACATCGTGCCGCGTGCCGAATGGGCGTCCAACGGCTACCTGAAGCGCCGGCTGAAATCATTCCTCTGGCACTATGGCCAGCCGCCGGAAGTCATGAACGCCTTCCGCGCAGCGGTCGGCCTCGACGAAAACGGTCAGCCCTTCAAGGGCTGA